Proteins from a genomic interval of uncultured Desulfuromusa sp.:
- the cobS gene encoding adenosylcobinamide-GDP ribazoletransferase: MNPKPFFSALRFLTILPVPESWCGDESSFRKSPDWYPLVGLTIGLLLALLDLILCWLLPTPVANVFLLLAMIAISGALHLDGLADSADAFFSSRGREQMLEIMKDSRSGPMGVTAIMMVLFLKLMLLMTLPEDWRRQVIVLMPLAGRCVLPVLSSWLPYARTDGTASFAANTFSWKRLFIALVMLTIPSLFFLGWLAGIGIPVVVIFGGWLAGLYSRRKIGGFTGDTLGATCELIELLPALSIVALAHQGII, encoded by the coding sequence ATGAATCCAAAACCTTTTTTCTCAGCTCTGCGTTTTCTCACCATTTTACCGGTTCCCGAATCATGGTGCGGCGATGAAAGCAGCTTCCGCAAAAGCCCGGACTGGTATCCGCTGGTCGGGCTGACAATCGGCCTGTTGCTGGCACTGTTGGATCTTATCCTCTGTTGGTTATTGCCGACTCCAGTGGCCAATGTGTTCCTGCTGCTGGCCATGATCGCAATATCCGGAGCACTTCACCTGGATGGTCTGGCCGACAGTGCCGATGCCTTTTTCAGCAGTCGCGGTCGCGAGCAGATGCTGGAGATCATGAAAGACAGTCGTTCCGGCCCGATGGGCGTCACGGCGATCATGATGGTTCTGTTTCTCAAGCTGATGTTGCTCATGACCCTGCCCGAGGACTGGCGCCGACAGGTTATTGTTCTGATGCCTCTGGCCGGGCGCTGTGTATTGCCGGTCCTCAGCAGTTGGCTCCCTTATGCGCGAACTGACGGCACAGCCTCTTTTGCCGCCAACACCTTCAGCTGGAAGCGTTTGTTCATTGCTTTGGTTATGTTGACAATTCCATCCCTCTTCTTTTTGGGCTGGCTAGCGGGAATCGGCATTCCAGTCGTTGTCATTTTCGGAGGCTGGCTAGCGGGTCTCTACAGCCGTCGCAAGATTGGCGGTTTTACCGGTGACACCCTGGGAGCGACCTGTGAGCTGATTGAATTGTTACCGGCTCTCAGTATCGTTGCCCTGGCTCACCAAGGAATCATCTGA
- a CDS encoding stomatin-like protein, whose translation MESLIIVLVFAVLIVFTLGMGVRIVPQGSKHVVQRLGKYHKTLSPGLNIIIPYVDTVAYKVTTKDIQVDVAPQECITKDNAVITTNAIGFINIISPEKSVYGIENFHSAIGALIQTSLRSIIGEMSLDSALSGRDHIKAKLKQAISDDIADWGITLKTVEVQDVNPSITMAKAMEAQAAAERERRATVTAAEGEKSAAILEAEGRLEAAERDAKAKIVQAEASQQSIEMVAKAAQHGDLSVHYLLGEKYVQAIQQAATSNNSKTVILPADLPAAIKGIFGGLGK comes from the coding sequence ATGGAAAGCTTGATTATTGTTCTTGTTTTTGCCGTCCTGATTGTTTTCACTCTTGGCATGGGAGTTCGTATTGTTCCGCAGGGCTCCAAGCATGTCGTGCAGCGATTGGGGAAATATCATAAAACTCTGTCTCCGGGGCTCAATATTATCATCCCCTATGTCGATACGGTTGCCTACAAGGTGACGACCAAAGACATTCAGGTTGATGTCGCACCTCAGGAATGTATTACCAAGGATAATGCGGTTATTACTACGAATGCGATTGGCTTTATTAACATCATCAGTCCGGAAAAATCGGTGTACGGTATTGAAAATTTTCATTCGGCGATTGGCGCACTGATTCAAACCAGTCTGCGTTCAATTATTGGTGAGATGTCTCTTGATTCCGCCCTTTCCGGTCGCGATCATATCAAAGCGAAGCTGAAACAGGCGATATCCGATGATATTGCCGACTGGGGAATCACCCTTAAAACAGTTGAAGTTCAAGATGTCAATCCATCCATCACCATGGCGAAGGCCATGGAAGCTCAGGCTGCAGCAGAACGGGAAAGACGCGCCACTGTCACCGCTGCCGAGGGGGAGAAATCTGCTGCGATTCTTGAAGCAGAAGGTCGTCTTGAAGCTGCTGAACGTGATGCAAAGGCAAAAATTGTTCAAGCCGAAGCGTCTCAGCAATCCATTGAGATGGTTGCCAAGGCGGCTCAACATGGGGATTTGTCGGTTCATTACCTGTTGGGTGAAAAATATGTTCAGGCGATCCAGCAGGCAGCAACGAGCAACAACAGCAAGACGGTTATTCTTCCGGCTGACTTGCCCGCTGCAATCAAGGGAATCTTTGGAGGTCTGGGTAAATAA
- a CDS encoding FMN-dependent NADH-azoreductase produces MKKLLAISSSPGRSHSYSRNLVHTFVDKFSQKEAEANVIIRDLVEQPIPHLDDATISAFYTPLEQLSDEQKKILALSDKLINELESADVIVIGTPMHNFSIPSGLKSYIDHVARVGRTFHYTDNGPQGLLQGKKVYILTTRGGNYSQMPMAAFDHQEPYLRTILGFIGMNDIEFIHAQGMSMGEEKSKQAVEQAIARISKTVDDLLV; encoded by the coding sequence ATGAAAAAACTATTAGCGATCAGTAGCAGCCCCGGTCGTTCTCATTCCTATTCCCGCAACCTGGTTCATACTTTTGTCGATAAATTCAGTCAGAAAGAGGCAGAGGCCAATGTGATCATTCGTGACCTCGTCGAACAGCCGATACCACATTTAGATGACGCGACCATCAGCGCTTTTTACACCCCGCTCGAACAGTTGAGCGATGAACAGAAAAAGATTCTTGCTCTATCGGACAAACTGATCAATGAGCTTGAGTCTGCCGATGTGATTGTTATCGGTACTCCGATGCACAACTTCAGCATTCCATCGGGTCTTAAGAGCTATATCGATCATGTGGCCCGTGTTGGACGCACTTTTCACTACACTGATAATGGCCCCCAAGGGCTACTACAAGGCAAGAAAGTCTATATTCTGACAACCCGAGGTGGAAACTACAGTCAGATGCCGATGGCTGCTTTCGATCATCAGGAGCCCTACCTGCGTACCATTCTCGGCTTTATCGGCATGAATGATATTGAGTTTATTCATGCTCAGGGAATGTCAATGGGAGAAGAAAAAAGCAAACAAGCGGTTGAACAGGCTATCGCCAGGATTTCCAAGACAGTGGATGACCTTTTAGTCTAA
- the cobT gene encoding nicotinate-nucleotide--dimethylbenzimidazole phosphoribosyltransferase, protein MQLLNKTITSITGQNETSRTQAEKRLSQLIMPHWALGRLMDLAVDIAGICASIRPAMTRKKIVVMAGDHGIVDAGISLYPKEVTVEMVRGIVNGVAGINVLARQAGADVTVVDMGVAGDLSTLSTDGNILDRKIAAGTNNFTEEAAMSRDQAVRALEAGISVAQELGDATDLFGTGDMGIGNTSPSSAIIAALCQLPIAATVGRGTGLDDAQLEHKISVLEKALELHKPDPNDPIDVLSKVGGFEIAGIAGLILGAASLKKPIIIDGVISTAAALVAARLAPKSKEYMIAAHRSVEKGQVAALADLGKEPLLDLQFRLGEGTGAAVAMNLVEGAVAILTEMATFSEAAVSEAK, encoded by the coding sequence ATGCAGTTACTGAACAAAACGATTACTTCTATTACAGGACAAAATGAAACTTCGCGCACGCAGGCTGAAAAGCGTCTGAGTCAGCTCATCATGCCCCACTGGGCGTTGGGTCGGTTGATGGATTTAGCTGTCGATATTGCAGGTATCTGCGCTTCAATCCGTCCCGCCATGACCCGGAAAAAGATTGTCGTCATGGCGGGAGATCATGGCATTGTTGATGCCGGAATCAGCCTTTATCCCAAAGAAGTGACAGTGGAAATGGTGCGTGGCATTGTCAACGGCGTTGCAGGAATCAATGTCCTCGCAAGACAGGCCGGTGCCGATGTCACAGTCGTCGATATGGGGGTTGCCGGAGATCTCTCCACACTGTCGACCGACGGGAACATCCTCGACCGCAAAATCGCAGCAGGAACCAACAACTTTACGGAAGAGGCAGCTATGAGCCGTGATCAAGCCGTCCGCGCTCTCGAAGCCGGTATCAGCGTAGCTCAGGAGCTGGGAGATGCCACCGATCTGTTTGGCACCGGAGACATGGGAATCGGCAATACTTCTCCGAGCAGTGCCATTATTGCAGCCCTTTGTCAGTTACCGATCGCTGCAACAGTCGGGCGTGGAACCGGACTGGATGATGCTCAACTTGAACATAAAATCAGCGTTCTTGAAAAAGCTCTGGAGCTTCATAAACCCGATCCAAACGATCCTATTGATGTTTTAAGCAAAGTCGGCGGTTTTGAAATCGCCGGCATCGCAGGTCTGATTCTGGGAGCAGCGAGCTTGAAAAAACCGATTATTATTGATGGCGTTATTTCAACTGCAGCAGCGCTAGTTGCCGCTCGACTGGCACCAAAAAGCAAAGAGTACATGATTGCTGCCCATCGCAGTGTCGAAAAAGGACAGGTTGCGGCACTGGCCGATTTGGGAAAAGAACCGCTGCTGGACCTGCAGTTCCGTCTCGGAGAAGGAACAGGAGCCGCCGTCGCCATGAATCTGGTCGAAGGTGCCGTAGCGATTTTAACCGAAATGGCGACATTCAGTGAAGCCGCCGTATCGGAAGCGAAATAA
- the cobU gene encoding bifunctional adenosylcobinamide kinase/adenosylcobinamide-phosphate guanylyltransferase → MNKLIYVSGGCRSGKSRYAQQRAETVPGRRAYLATCPQIDAEMEQRIVAHQQQRAGKGWETIEAPLDLAGAVEQARNFDILLIDCLTLWVNNLLYEAEQKGTILTEEMISHRGIELVDACRQTNQTTIVVSNELGMGLVPDNPVSRHYRDCLGRCNQTLATRADEVVFMVSGLPLFLKKG, encoded by the coding sequence ATGAACAAGCTGATTTATGTCAGTGGCGGCTGTCGTAGCGGCAAAAGTCGTTACGCTCAGCAACGCGCCGAAACCGTACCGGGAAGACGCGCCTATCTGGCAACCTGCCCGCAGATTGATGCGGAAATGGAACAACGCATTGTCGCACACCAACAACAACGGGCCGGTAAAGGATGGGAAACCATTGAGGCACCACTTGATCTTGCCGGTGCTGTTGAGCAGGCCCGGAACTTTGACATTCTCCTCATTGACTGTCTGACTTTGTGGGTTAACAATCTCCTCTACGAAGCCGAACAAAAAGGGACAATCCTGACTGAGGAGATGATCAGTCATCGGGGCATTGAACTTGTCGACGCCTGTCGACAAACAAACCAAACCACCATTGTTGTGAGCAATGAATTGGGAATGGGATTGGTTCCGGACAATCCCGTCTCCAGACATTACCGGGATTGTCTCGGGCGTTGCAACCAAACTCTGGCAACACGAGCAGACGAAGTTGTTTTCATGGTCTCAGGTCTCCCTCTCTTTCTAAAAAAAGGTTAA
- a CDS encoding NfeD family protein: protein MDGMTPLYWHWLVAGMLLVVAEIFLASFTVFWFGLGACLIGLILWLGLALSLNWQILLWLLSSIAFAFGWFKVIKPLSVDRTMAGLSREAVLGERGLLIKATGKPGQRGEVRFQIPLLGSDTWPCVANAPINAGETVEIKDVMGNTLVVSPISAPPSS from the coding sequence ATGGATGGTATGACCCCCCTCTATTGGCATTGGCTTGTTGCAGGTATGTTGCTGGTCGTTGCTGAAATATTTCTGGCTTCCTTTACGGTTTTCTGGTTTGGGCTGGGAGCATGCCTGATCGGTTTGATTCTCTGGCTTGGGCTGGCGCTGTCACTGAACTGGCAGATATTGCTTTGGTTACTCTCATCGATTGCGTTTGCCTTCGGCTGGTTTAAAGTCATCAAGCCGCTCTCGGTTGACCGGACCATGGCTGGACTTTCTCGTGAGGCCGTTCTTGGCGAACGGGGACTACTGATAAAAGCGACCGGTAAGCCGGGGCAACGCGGTGAAGTGCGTTTTCAGATTCCTCTTCTGGGAAGTGATACTTGGCCCTGTGTCGCAAATGCACCAATCAACGCCGGAGAGACGGTTGAAATTAAAGATGTCATGGGGAACACTCTGGTTGTCTCCCCGATCAGCGCCCCACCCTCATCATAA
- a CDS encoding LysR family transcriptional regulator, whose product MSTNRDLLDGMTVFVQVVEQGSFTLAAGFLNHSTSYISKEVSRLENRLGVRLLNRSTRKISLTDSGKTYYEYCRQIVADAEEAERSISSQHEIPYGVLKISAPISFGHVYLADLLPQFLQTYPDVQMEVNFDDRLVDVIAEGYDVVIRITNLKDTSLISRKIMSSSIITLASPEYLSRIGCPAHPRDLVEHDCISYAYLQRPAYWDYLSASGEPMGVTVKPQVICNNDELQRSMAVAGLGIIRIPAFCCQGELSTGALVPILKEYEFSDLGVYAIYPHRRNLSTKVRVFVDFLVERLGM is encoded by the coding sequence GTGAGTACAAACAGGGATCTTCTGGATGGGATGACTGTTTTTGTCCAAGTTGTTGAACAAGGTAGTTTTACTCTTGCTGCCGGTTTTCTGAACCATTCCACATCATATATAAGCAAGGAAGTCAGTCGCCTGGAAAACCGGTTGGGGGTGAGACTCCTGAACCGTTCGACTCGTAAGATCAGTCTGACTGATAGCGGCAAAACTTACTATGAGTATTGTCGTCAGATTGTTGCCGATGCCGAAGAAGCAGAGCGCAGCATCAGTTCGCAGCATGAGATTCCATATGGAGTTCTGAAGATCAGTGCCCCAATCAGCTTTGGGCATGTCTACCTGGCTGATCTGTTACCGCAGTTTTTGCAAACCTACCCTGATGTGCAGATGGAAGTAAACTTCGATGATCGTCTGGTTGATGTTATTGCCGAAGGTTATGATGTTGTTATCCGGATAACGAACCTGAAGGACACCAGTTTGATCAGTCGTAAAATCATGTCATCCAGTATCATAACACTTGCTTCCCCAGAATATTTAAGCCGTATAGGTTGTCCGGCGCATCCGCGTGACCTTGTGGAACATGATTGTATCTCCTATGCTTATCTGCAAAGGCCTGCTTACTGGGATTACTTGTCGGCCAGTGGTGAGCCGATGGGAGTGACGGTGAAGCCGCAGGTTATCTGCAACAATGATGAATTGCAGCGCTCTATGGCTGTTGCGGGGCTGGGAATTATCAGGATTCCGGCATTTTGTTGCCAGGGTGAGCTCAGTACCGGAGCACTGGTGCCAATTCTTAAAGAGTATGAATTCAGTGATCTTGGCGTGTACGCGATCTACCCGCATCGCCGAAATCTGTCAACCAAAGTGCGTGTGTTTGTCGATTTTTTGGTCGAACGTCTTGGTATGTAG
- a CDS encoding PLP-dependent transferase has product MNRRYYQPIPCGATLPLDNPHAFSVSMPTYQDVADYEEERNAIFERITSAYPRILFHPYVKKAAQFIRTERKLDPAGVCYILPSLNSAQHVAKLSGTSPQFYEYEDYALAYFPDPTPDSPADYYAFMKHCGYMIYSREAEDFLRSHGMELPVWEEKYNDTDPEEQILTVLEQGYGASEITLCGSGMNAIYAAYAAIKETVSAERDIFVQYGWIYADSIHILRKCSNEFHQIGRVTDFAKLEAYLADNGDRVAAVMTETISNPLLQTPDLPVLDSLARQYGFTVILDNTFATPWNVSVAPYADIIVESLTKFASGKGDCMGGAIIVPEQSQLTEMAKKALGKFVVPLKGRDLQRLGLTISGYRERMKQVNINSAVLVDYLDHHPQVKDVYHVYADTSCENYRKIAKGKDRYGGVISFVVDGDFQTFYDHLALPKGPSLGCDFPLAMSYTLLAHWDLVNEAEQRTLKEQGLSPWLIRLSVGEDSPQLIIAAMEKAFQALSL; this is encoded by the coding sequence ATGAATAGGCGTTATTACCAGCCGATTCCCTGTGGAGCCACTTTGCCGTTGGATAATCCACATGCGTTTTCGGTTTCAATGCCGACATATCAGGATGTGGCTGATTACGAAGAAGAACGTAATGCTATCTTTGAACGGATAACGAGCGCTTATCCACGGATTTTGTTTCATCCTTACGTGAAAAAGGCGGCACAGTTCATCCGGACGGAAAGAAAACTGGACCCTGCCGGAGTTTGCTACATCCTGCCATCTCTGAACTCAGCACAGCATGTCGCCAAGCTCTCCGGAACCTCACCGCAGTTTTACGAGTATGAAGATTATGCTCTGGCATACTTCCCCGACCCGACGCCTGATTCTCCTGCCGACTATTATGCCTTCATGAAACACTGCGGTTATATGATCTACTCCCGGGAAGCGGAAGACTTTCTCCGTTCCCACGGTATGGAACTTCCTGTGTGGGAAGAGAAATATAACGACACCGATCCTGAAGAGCAGATTCTCACAGTTCTCGAGCAGGGATACGGTGCGTCGGAAATCACTCTTTGCGGATCCGGGATGAATGCGATCTACGCAGCCTATGCGGCCATAAAAGAGACCGTTTCTGCAGAACGGGATATTTTTGTCCAGTACGGCTGGATTTACGCCGACTCAATCCACATCCTTAGAAAATGCAGCAATGAATTTCACCAGATCGGGCGGGTGACGGATTTCGCAAAGCTTGAGGCTTATCTTGCAGACAACGGAGACCGTGTCGCTGCAGTTATGACTGAAACCATTTCCAATCCACTCCTGCAGACGCCGGATCTTCCTGTTCTGGACAGCTTGGCCCGACAATACGGCTTCACCGTTATTCTGGATAACACCTTTGCCACACCGTGGAACGTTTCTGTTGCTCCTTATGCCGATATCATTGTTGAGAGTCTGACCAAGTTTGCTTCCGGTAAAGGTGACTGTATGGGAGGAGCCATTATTGTCCCTGAGCAATCGCAGCTCACAGAGATGGCGAAAAAGGCCCTGGGGAAATTTGTTGTCCCCCTGAAAGGGAGAGATCTGCAGCGTCTTGGCCTCACTATTTCCGGCTATCGTGAACGGATGAAACAGGTTAATATCAACTCTGCAGTCCTTGTCGATTACCTGGACCATCATCCGCAAGTTAAAGACGTTTATCATGTTTACGCTGATACCAGCTGTGAAAATTACCGCAAAATAGCCAAAGGCAAAGATCGCTACGGTGGGGTTATTTCATTTGTTGTCGATGGTGATTTTCAAACGTTTTACGATCATCTGGCTCTGCCCAAAGGGCCCAGTCTCGGATGTGATTTTCCTTTGGCGATGAGCTATACCCTCCTGGCGCACTGGGATCTGGTCAATGAAGCGGAACAGAGAACCCTGAAAGAGCAGGGGCTTTCCCCGTGGCTGATTCGTCTTTCCGTGGGTGAAGATTCACCGCAGTTGATCATTGCTGCAATGGAAAAGGCGTTTCAAGCTCTGTCGCTTTAA
- a CDS encoding DUF1015 domain-containing protein has translation MNFEKIGMQVPNILLPKKGTDMQRWAVIACDQYTSDKGYWQRLTQQTAGHISTLNLVFPEAYLDDADTEERIAAINQTMQSYLADGSLEEQPPGFILVDRKTTAVESRKGLIVALDLEQYDYTEGAQSLIRSTEGTILDRLPPRIKVRRNAPIELPHIMVLIDDPQRTVIEPLFEEQLETAYDFELLENGGHLKGYRIDQPEHIEQIVTALEKLADPVAYHEKYKVDGEVMLYAMGDGNHSFATAKAIWEKLKQEADDPDQVMSHPARYALVELVNVHDSGLEFEAIHRVLFNVNCVHLQQQMKTFFAARKTPLDLTLCSDYQEAQALAKGSTGVHVFPVILGGQFGVCRVEKPEYTLTVATLQTFLDHYLEENPSARIDYIHGEKAVTDLGRKTGCVGFYLPAISKHDLFKTIVLDGALPRKTFSLGEADEKRFYLECRKIC, from the coding sequence ATGAATTTTGAAAAAATAGGAATGCAGGTGCCGAACATTCTGTTGCCGAAAAAGGGGACGGATATGCAACGCTGGGCCGTGATTGCCTGTGATCAGTACACCTCTGATAAAGGCTACTGGCAGCGGTTGACGCAGCAGACAGCTGGACATATTTCTACTTTGAATCTGGTTTTTCCTGAAGCATACCTTGATGATGCTGATACTGAAGAACGGATTGCGGCGATCAATCAGACCATGCAAAGCTATCTGGCTGACGGCAGTCTGGAAGAACAACCGCCCGGTTTTATTCTGGTTGATCGTAAAACCACAGCTGTTGAATCACGTAAGGGGCTGATTGTTGCTCTGGATCTGGAGCAGTATGATTATACTGAAGGGGCGCAAAGTCTGATTCGGTCAACGGAAGGAACCATTCTTGATCGCTTGCCTCCGCGGATCAAGGTGCGCCGGAATGCACCGATAGAGTTACCCCATATCATGGTGTTGATCGATGATCCGCAGCGAACAGTGATAGAGCCTCTATTTGAGGAACAACTCGAAACAGCCTACGATTTCGAGTTGCTTGAAAACGGTGGACATCTCAAAGGCTACCGTATTGATCAGCCGGAACATATTGAACAGATTGTCACGGCGTTGGAAAAACTGGCTGACCCTGTTGCCTATCATGAAAAATATAAAGTTGATGGTGAAGTGATGCTTTACGCCATGGGTGACGGCAATCATTCCTTTGCGACTGCTAAAGCGATCTGGGAAAAACTGAAGCAAGAAGCCGATGACCCTGATCAGGTGATGAGTCATCCTGCTCGTTATGCTCTGGTGGAGCTGGTTAACGTTCACGATTCGGGCCTTGAATTTGAGGCGATTCACCGGGTCTTGTTTAACGTCAATTGTGTTCATCTTCAGCAACAGATGAAGACCTTTTTCGCGGCTCGAAAGACCCCTCTGGATTTGACGTTGTGCTCCGACTATCAAGAGGCACAGGCCCTTGCAAAAGGGAGCACAGGTGTTCATGTCTTTCCCGTTATCCTTGGTGGACAGTTTGGCGTCTGCAGGGTTGAAAAACCGGAATATACGCTGACAGTCGCAACCTTGCAGACATTTCTTGACCATTATCTGGAGGAAAACCCGTCTGCTCGTATCGATTATATTCACGGAGAGAAGGCCGTTACCGATCTTGGTCGCAAGACGGGTTGTGTTGGATTCTATCTGCCCGCCATTTCCAAGCACGATCTGTTCAAAACAATTGTTCTGGATGGGGCTTTGCCACGCAAAACTTTCTCGTTGGGAGAGGCGGATGAAAAACGTTTTTATCTGGAGTGCCGTAAGATTTGCTAG
- a CDS encoding uracil-xanthine permease family protein — protein MKQTPSPTDYNFRAKDCLLGAQMLFVAFGALVLVPLLTGLNANVALFTAGAGTLIFQIITRGRVPVFLASSFAFIAPIIYGVNQWGIAGTMCGLVAAGLLYAVLSLVVRVFGSGVLHKILPPIVTGPVIMVIGLVLAPVAIHMASGRTGDGSAWLVPETTALIIAGVALAVTILVSLLGRGLFKLIPILSGITAGYITSLILDGTGFTAATQAAFDPGALQNWTAPALISMQSVATAPWFAMPDFTFPVWNLEAILFIVPVAIAPAIEHFGDILAIGGISGKDYVEDPGIENTLLGDGVATSFAALLGGPPNTTYSEVSGAVALTKSFNPAIMTWAAITAILLAFIGKLGGFLNSIPVPVMGGIMVLLFGAIAVIGINTLVKAGTDLMQPRNLAIVAIILVFGIGGMSFDLAIVKLGGIGLAGVVGVILNLILPAGHDA, from the coding sequence ATGAAACAGACCCCATCCCCCACAGACTATAACTTTCGGGCAAAAGACTGCCTGCTTGGCGCCCAGATGCTGTTTGTTGCTTTTGGCGCCCTGGTGTTGGTTCCCCTGCTGACTGGTCTCAATGCCAATGTTGCATTATTCACCGCCGGTGCCGGAACCTTGATTTTTCAAATCATCACCCGAGGACGAGTACCGGTATTTCTGGCCTCCAGCTTTGCTTTCATCGCTCCAATCATCTATGGGGTTAACCAGTGGGGCATCGCCGGGACCATGTGCGGTCTGGTTGCAGCAGGTCTCCTTTATGCAGTTCTGAGCCTGGTTGTACGCGTCTTCGGCTCTGGGGTTCTGCACAAAATTTTACCTCCGATTGTCACCGGACCTGTTATTATGGTTATCGGCCTGGTTCTGGCACCGGTCGCCATCCACATGGCTTCGGGTCGAACAGGAGATGGCTCCGCATGGTTGGTTCCCGAGACAACGGCTTTGATTATCGCCGGCGTTGCCTTGGCAGTCACAATTCTCGTATCCCTTCTCGGGCGAGGACTGTTCAAACTTATTCCGATCCTCAGTGGAATCACGGCCGGCTATATCACCTCATTGATTCTTGACGGCACCGGCTTCACTGCTGCAACTCAGGCCGCCTTTGATCCGGGCGCGCTACAAAACTGGACCGCTCCCGCTTTAATTTCAATGCAGAGTGTTGCAACCGCACCCTGGTTTGCCATGCCGGACTTTACCTTCCCGGTCTGGAATCTGGAAGCCATCCTGTTTATTGTCCCGGTCGCCATAGCTCCGGCAATTGAACATTTTGGCGACATTCTGGCAATCGGCGGTATTTCAGGAAAAGATTATGTCGAAGATCCCGGCATCGAGAACACCCTTTTGGGCGACGGAGTAGCAACCAGCTTTGCGGCCCTTCTTGGTGGTCCCCCGAATACAACCTACTCTGAGGTTTCCGGTGCCGTGGCACTGACGAAGTCATTCAATCCCGCCATCATGACCTGGGCGGCTATTACTGCAATTCTGCTTGCCTTTATCGGTAAGCTCGGCGGCTTTCTGAACTCTATTCCAGTTCCGGTCATGGGTGGAATCATGGTGCTCCTGTTTGGTGCCATTGCCGTCATCGGTATCAATACCCTCGTTAAGGCAGGAACCGACTTGATGCAACCTCGCAACTTGGCGATTGTTGCCATTATTCTTGTGTTCGGCATTGGCGGCATGAGCTTTGATCTTGCGATTGTTAAACTTGGCGGGATTGGGCTCGCTGGTGTTGTCGGGGTCATCTTGAACCTGATTCTTCCGGCAGGTCACGACGCTTGA